In Periplaneta americana isolate PAMFEO1 chromosome 4, P.americana_PAMFEO1_priV1, whole genome shotgun sequence, one DNA window encodes the following:
- the LOC138697795 gene encoding uncharacterized protein: MPELNKQDLESLLRPHFGKDLVVESFTSKSLTKPGENYGSTMLAIDVNILQGKETSSRKLSLVAKLVPPNEFLWKLFDSPNTFCKEITCYTLVREEYDKLQQEKHVPKEKFLDIFPKCYGARTTLAPEIGNKADKNAAIILENLKVKNYRVGDQKVGFDLKHTQLFVAKLARFHALAVALKLLKPQVFKDTVLKACKPHDRNFNKEEMKANTLKLLELAREIPDCEIYLDKIRKASELSNEILLDSSLLPPKEPYATIQHTDLWVNNMMFRYASPNDNIPLDVKFLDFQGVEYTSPVKDLLFFLYTSTAEGVRANNYDDLIRLYYDNFTDCLKDVGCETSPFTFQSFLDEIEAFAPTEFTRILFMLTPICGDQTEVPELADVNLDSLYRKPNDVYKQKGREFITDFVKRGWL, encoded by the coding sequence ATGCCGGAACTCAATAAACAAGATCTGGAATCTCTCCTGCGTCCCCATTTTGGAAAAGACTTAGTGGTGGAATCCTTCACATCAAAATCTCTAACAAAACCAGGAGAAAATTATGGTAGCACAATGTTGGCAATTGATGTCAACATTCTCCAAGGAAAAGAAACATCCAGTCGTAAATTATCTTTAGTTGCCAAGTTAGTGCCCCCAAATGAATTTCTATGGAAATTATTTGATTCACCAAATACATTTTGTAAAGAAATTACCTGTTACACTTTGGTAAGAGAGGAATACGATAAACTACAACAAGAGAAACATGTCCCCAAGGAGAAGTTCCTTGATATATTTCCTAAATGTTATGGTGCTCGCACAACACTGGCACCAGAAATTGGAAACAAAGCTGATAAAAATGCTGCAATTATTTTGGAGAACTTGAAAGTAAAAAATTATCGCGTAGGTGATCAGAAAGTTGGGTTTGATCTGAAACACACACAACTCTTCGTGGCCAAACTTGCACGCTTCCATGCACTTGCAGTAGCCCTCAAGTTACTGaaaccccaagtatttaaagACACAGTTCTAAAAGCCTGCAAACCACATGACAGAAATTTTAACAAGGAAGAAATGAAGGCCAATACATTGAAGCTCTTGGAACTTGCAAGAGAGATTCCTGACTGTGAAATCTACCTTGATAAAATACGGAAAGCAAGTGAACTTTCAAATGAAATACTACTAGACAGTTCATTACTTCCACCAAAAGAACCCTATGCAACGATTCAACACACTGATTTATGGGTTAACAACATGATGTTCCGCTATGCCTCACCTAACGACAATATCCCCTTGGATGTCAAGTTTTTGGATTTCCAAGGAGTTGAATATACATCACCAGTGAAAGATCtgttattttttttgtataccAGCACAGCAGAAGGTGTGAGAGCAAACAACTATGATGATCTAATTCGCTTGTATTATGATAATTTCACTGACTGTCTGAAGGATGTAGGTTGTGAAACGAGTCCTTTTACTTTTCAGTCATTTCTGGATGAAATTGAAGCATTTGCTCCCACTGAATTTACTCGTATTTTGTTTATGCTAACACCCATATGCGGTGATCAAACTGAAGTGCCAGAATTGGCAGATGTTAATCTTGACTCATTATATCGTAAACCAAATGATGTTTACAAacaaaaaggaagagaatttattacAGATTTCGTAAAAAGAGGTTGGCTGTAA